Proteins encoded within one genomic window of Streptomyces profundus:
- the ectA gene encoding diaminobutyrate acetyltransferase yields the protein MTPAQADHARAVDNVEIPGTVEVPEGLGLDTPRLSDGGSLWRIAKDSRALDLNSSYSYLLWCRDYASTSIVARDTSGEPVGFITGYLRPDAPTTLLIWQVAVDHAQRGRGLAAAMLNALVHRTGEELGVTTIETTVTPDNTASNRLFAAFAARHGADVRREVLFDTEVFPESGHQPEVLYRIGPVALPAVPEVAATAR from the coding sequence ATGACCCCCGCACAAGCAGACCATGCACGTGCCGTCGATAACGTGGAAATACCTGGAACAGTGGAAGTACCGGAAGGGCTTGGACTCGACACGCCGCGACTGTCCGACGGCGGATCCCTCTGGCGGATCGCGAAGGACTCCCGCGCACTTGACCTGAACTCTTCGTACAGTTACCTACTGTGGTGCCGCGACTACGCGAGCACCTCTATCGTGGCCAGAGACACGTCGGGCGAGCCGGTCGGTTTCATCACGGGATATCTCCGCCCCGACGCCCCGACGACCCTGCTGATCTGGCAGGTCGCCGTCGACCACGCGCAGCGGGGACGCGGCCTCGCCGCCGCGATGCTGAACGCCCTCGTCCACCGGACGGGCGAGGAGCTGGGGGTGACCACCATCGAAACCACCGTCACACCGGACAACACCGCCTCCAACCGGCTGTTCGCCGCCTTCGCCGCACGGCACGGCGCCGATGTGCGCCGTGAGGTGCTCTTCGACACCGAGGTGTTCCCCGAGAGCGGCCACCAGCCCGAAGTGCTGTACCGGATCGGCCCCGTGGCCCTTCCCGCCGTCCCCGAAGTCGCCGCCACCGCGCGCTGA
- a CDS encoding ectoine synthase has product MIVRSLSDIEGTDRDVESASGTWRSKRIVLAKEGVGFSLHETVLYAGTETSMWYANHIEAVFCVEGEAELTNDETGEKHLIKPGTMYLLNGHEKHTVRPRTDFRVMCVFNPPVTGREDHDENGVYPLLTEA; this is encoded by the coding sequence GTGATCGTCCGATCGCTCAGCGACATCGAGGGAACCGACCGGGACGTGGAGTCAGCCTCCGGCACCTGGCGCAGCAAGCGCATCGTGCTCGCCAAGGAAGGCGTCGGCTTCTCGTTGCACGAGACCGTGCTCTACGCCGGTACCGAGACCTCGATGTGGTACGCCAACCACATCGAGGCGGTGTTCTGCGTCGAGGGTGAGGCCGAGCTCACCAACGACGAGACCGGTGAGAAGCATCTGATCAAGCCCGGAACGATGTACCTGCTGAACGGACACGAGAAGCACACCGTGCGTCCCAGGACGGACTTTCGCGTGATGTGCGTCTTCAATCCCCCGGTCACCGGGCGGGAGGACCACGACGAGAACGGCGTCTACCCGCTGCTGACCGAGGCGTGA
- a CDS encoding SCO1860 family LAETG-anchored protein has translation MYNSAFRRPVSAALAIAGSALLAAAGTVPASADDGADQERSGSASATVLRTALDVSLLNGGVSLPLSVVLNEVDATADGESADETLLTATLDGVDGGQPFEVLRADVASSTAEVADTAAHAESSLTNAAVQLPGLSALPLLEVDVVSARAHCAVGEEPVAETTMPAVVSVLGRDVTLASEGTTEVDVPGVGQVTLSLSQRDTDATSAAATALDLSVEVNPLDLNVATVSGQVTLAEAACVTPAAEETAEEPEPEGPEPQSWDERDEPATDLAETGGGSQTPYVIGGAAVLLGLGVGTVLIARRRMAAGRNV, from the coding sequence GTGTACAACTCTGCCTTCCGGCGGCCCGTCTCCGCTGCCCTGGCGATCGCCGGCAGCGCCCTGCTGGCCGCCGCCGGCACCGTCCCTGCCAGCGCCGACGACGGCGCCGACCAGGAGCGATCGGGCTCGGCGAGCGCCACCGTGCTGCGCACGGCGCTGGATGTCTCGCTGTTGAACGGAGGCGTCTCCCTGCCGCTCTCCGTGGTGCTCAACGAGGTCGACGCGACCGCCGACGGCGAGAGCGCCGACGAGACGCTGCTCACCGCCACCCTCGACGGCGTCGACGGCGGCCAGCCGTTCGAGGTGCTGCGCGCCGACGTCGCCAGCTCGACCGCCGAGGTCGCGGACACGGCGGCGCACGCCGAGTCCTCCCTCACCAACGCCGCCGTCCAACTCCCGGGCCTGAGCGCCCTCCCGCTGCTCGAAGTGGACGTGGTCAGCGCCAGGGCGCACTGCGCCGTGGGCGAGGAGCCGGTCGCGGAGACCACCATGCCGGCGGTCGTCAGCGTTCTGGGCCGGGACGTGACCCTGGCGTCCGAGGGGACCACCGAGGTCGACGTGCCCGGCGTCGGCCAGGTCACCCTCAGCCTCTCGCAGCGCGACACGGACGCCACCTCGGCGGCGGCCACCGCCCTGGATCTGAGCGTCGAGGTCAACCCGCTCGACCTCAACGTGGCCACCGTCTCCGGGCAGGTGACGCTGGCCGAGGCGGCCTGTGTGACCCCGGCGGCCGAGGAGACCGCCGAGGAGCCGGAGCCCGAGGGCCCCGAGCCGCAGAGCTGGGACGAGCGGGACGAGCCCGCCACCGATCTGGCCGAGACCGGCGGCGGCTCCCAGACGCCCTATGTGATCGGCGGCGCGGCCGTGCTGCTGGGCCTGGGCGTCGGCACCGTGCTGATCGCCCGCCGCCGGATGGCCGCCGGCCGGAACGTCTGA
- a CDS encoding RibD family protein: MERPDPREAGPSRPWVLLSCAASLDGFIDDATDRRLILSHAADLDRVDAERAASDAILVGAGTVRADNPRLLVRAAERRAARVAAGRPADPLRVVLTTGGRLDPAARIFTEGERPPLVYCPPARAAATAARLGEAATVIPAGDPLHPREIVADLARRGVRRLMVEGGGAIHGAFLAADLVDELQLVIAPFLLGTTGAARFPRPAAFPQGPARPMRLAEARPMGDHVLLRYLPDAQDGRD; encoded by the coding sequence ATGGAACGCCCTGACCCGCGCGAGGCGGGACCGTCCCGGCCCTGGGTGCTGCTCTCCTGCGCGGCCTCCCTCGACGGCTTCATCGACGACGCCACGGACCGGCGGCTGATCCTCTCCCACGCCGCCGATCTGGACCGGGTGGACGCCGAACGGGCCGCGTCCGACGCGATCCTGGTCGGCGCCGGCACCGTGCGCGCCGACAACCCCCGGCTGCTGGTGCGGGCCGCCGAACGGCGCGCCGCGCGGGTCGCCGCCGGCCGGCCGGCCGACCCGCTCCGCGTCGTCCTCACCACCGGCGGCCGGCTCGACCCCGCCGCCCGGATCTTCACCGAGGGCGAGCGCCCCCCGCTGGTGTACTGCCCGCCCGCCCGCGCCGCCGCCACGGCGGCCCGCCTCGGCGAAGCGGCCACGGTGATCCCCGCGGGGGATCCGCTCCACCCGCGCGAGATCGTGGCCGATCTGGCGCGGCGCGGGGTGCGCCGGCTCATGGTGGAGGGCGGCGGCGCGATCCACGGCGCCTTCCTGGCCGCCGATCTGGTCGACGAACTCCAGCTGGTCATCGCCCCGTTCCTGCTGGGCACCACGGGCGCCGCCCGCTTCCCCAGGCCCGCCGCGTTCCCCCAGGGCCCCGCGCGGCCGATGCGGTTGGCCGAGGCCAGGCCCATGGGCGATCATGTCCTGTTGCGCTACCTCCCGGATGCCCAGGACGGAAGGGACTGA
- a CDS encoding amidohydrolase family protein, translating to MTEGQVFHVAGRVLAGRGAALDEGEVLDGIWVIDGRISLSPPASTREVTTVRGYALPGLVDAHCHVGLGPTGAVDDATSEAQAVTERDAGVLLLRDAGSAADTRWIDDRDDLPRIIRAGRHIARPRRYIRNYAHEVEPDQLPALVRQEARRGDGWVKLVGDWIDRERGDLAPCWPADALRAAIAAAHREGARVTAHCFAEDSLRDLVEAGVDCVEHATGLTEDTIPLFAERGVAIVPTLVNIDTFPALADGGERRYPDWAAHMRRLHERRHATVGAAWDAGIPVFAGTDAGGSLPHGLIAREVVELTRAGLPPSAALSAATWAAREWLGRPGLTEGAPADLVVYAADPRADLTELARPRVVLLRGRPVA from the coding sequence ATGACCGAAGGCCAGGTGTTCCATGTGGCGGGCCGGGTGCTGGCCGGCCGGGGAGCGGCGCTGGACGAGGGCGAGGTCCTGGACGGGATCTGGGTGATCGACGGACGGATCAGCCTCAGCCCGCCCGCCTCGACGCGCGAGGTGACCACCGTGCGCGGCTACGCGCTGCCCGGCCTGGTGGACGCCCACTGCCATGTCGGCCTCGGCCCCACCGGCGCCGTGGACGACGCGACCTCCGAGGCGCAGGCCGTCACCGAACGCGACGCCGGCGTCCTGCTGCTGCGCGACGCGGGCTCGGCCGCCGACACCCGCTGGATCGACGACCGCGACGATCTGCCCCGGATCATCAGGGCCGGCCGGCACATCGCCCGCCCGCGCCGCTACATCCGCAACTACGCGCACGAGGTCGAACCCGACCAACTCCCCGCGCTCGTCCGGCAGGAGGCCCGACGCGGCGACGGCTGGGTGAAGCTGGTCGGGGACTGGATCGACCGCGAACGCGGCGATCTGGCGCCCTGTTGGCCCGCCGACGCGCTGCGCGCCGCCATCGCCGCCGCCCACCGGGAGGGCGCGCGGGTCACCGCGCACTGCTTCGCCGAGGACTCGCTGCGCGATCTCGTCGAGGCCGGCGTCGACTGCGTCGAGCACGCCACCGGGCTCACCGAGGACACCATCCCGCTCTTCGCCGAGCGCGGCGTCGCCATCGTGCCGACGCTCGTCAACATCGACACCTTTCCGGCCCTCGCCGACGGCGGGGAGCGGCGCTATCCGGACTGGGCCGCGCACATGCGCCGGCTGCACGAGCGCCGCCACGCCACGGTCGGCGCCGCCTGGGACGCGGGCATCCCGGTCTTCGCCGGCACGGACGCCGGCGGCTCGCTGCCGCACGGGCTGATCGCCCGCGAGGTGGTCGAGTTGACCCGGGCCGGCCTCCCGCCGTCCGCCGCGCTCTCGGCCGCCACCTGGGCGGCCAGGGAGTGGCTCGGCCGCCCTGGGCTGACCGAGGGCGCCCCCGCCGACCTGGTCGTCTACGCCGCCGACCCACGCGCCGACCTCACCGAACTCGCCCGCCCTCGCGTGGTGTTGCTGCGTGGACGCCCGGTGGCCTGA
- the thpD gene encoding ectoine hydroxylase: MTTAPERTADLYPTRGTTEVATPRQDPVVWSEPGAEGPFTGEQLGGFERDGFATIDQLITDDEVARYRSELDRLVTDPQVRADARSIVEPASGETRSVFEVHKISQVFAELVRDPRVVGRARQILGSDVYVHQSRINVKPGFGATGFYWHSDFETWHAEDGLPRMRTVSVSIALTENLDTNGGLMIMPGSHLTFLGCAGETPRDNYKKSLQMQDAGTPSDEALTGFADRHGIRLFTGRAGSATWFDCNCMHGSGDNITPYPRSNVFIVFNSVENAAVEPFAAPVPRPEFIGARDFTPVR; this comes from the coding sequence ATGACCACCGCACCCGAACGCACCGCCGACCTCTACCCCACCCGCGGCACCACCGAGGTGGCCACCCCCCGGCAGGACCCGGTGGTGTGGTCCGAGCCGGGCGCGGAGGGCCCGTTCACCGGCGAGCAGCTGGGGGGCTTCGAACGGGACGGCTTCGCCACCATCGATCAGTTGATCACCGACGACGAGGTCGCGCGCTACCGGTCCGAACTGGATCGGCTGGTCACCGACCCGCAGGTGCGCGCGGACGCGCGTTCCATCGTGGAACCGGCTTCCGGTGAGACCAGGTCGGTGTTCGAGGTGCACAAGATCAGCCAGGTCTTCGCCGAACTCGTCCGCGACCCACGGGTGGTGGGCCGCGCCCGACAGATCCTGGGCTCGGACGTCTATGTCCACCAGAGCCGGATCAACGTCAAGCCGGGCTTCGGCGCCACCGGGTTCTACTGGCACTCGGACTTCGAGACCTGGCACGCGGAGGACGGGCTGCCCCGGATGCGGACGGTCTCGGTCTCCATCGCGCTCACCGAGAACCTGGACACCAACGGCGGGTTGATGATCATGCCGGGTTCGCATCTGACGTTCCTGGGCTGCGCGGGTGAGACGCCCAGGGACAACTACAAGAAGTCCCTCCAGATGCAGGACGCGGGCACCCCATCGGACGAGGCGCTGACCGGTTTCGCCGATCGGCACGGCATCAGGCTGTTCACCGGCAGGGCCGGTTCGGCCACCTGGTTCGACTGCAACTGCATGCACGGCTCGGGCGACAACATCACCCCGTACCCGCGCAGCAACGTGTTCATCGTGTTCAACAGTGTGGAGAACGCGGCGGTCGAGCCGTTCGCCGCGCCCGTTCCCCGACCGGAGTTCATCGGCGCCAGGGACTTCACCCCCGTCCGCTGA
- a CDS encoding deaminase yields the protein MPERPERRAQPGASERSHWLREAIALAGRCPPSATAFAVGAVIVGVDGQPLATGYSREADPKEHAEEAALRKLPPADPRLRTATLYSSLEPCGERASRPTTCAELIIAAGIPQVVYAWREPPLFVERAGAARLTAAGVHVVEHPELAAPAREINRALLDGRG from the coding sequence ATGCCGGAACGCCCGGAACGCCGTGCACAGCCCGGCGCGAGCGAACGGTCGCACTGGCTGCGGGAGGCCATCGCGCTCGCCGGCCGCTGCCCGCCCAGCGCCACCGCCTTCGCCGTCGGCGCCGTGATCGTCGGCGTCGACGGGCAGCCGCTCGCCACCGGGTACTCCCGGGAGGCCGATCCGAAGGAGCACGCCGAGGAGGCCGCGCTGCGCAAGCTGCCCCCGGCCGATCCCAGGCTGCGCACCGCCACGCTCTACAGCTCGCTCGAACCCTGCGGGGAACGCGCCTCCCGCCCCACGACCTGCGCCGAGCTGATCATCGCCGCCGGCATCCCCCAGGTGGTGTACGCCTGGCGCGAGCCACCGCTCTTCGTCGAACGCGCGGGCGCGGCGCGGCTGACCGCCGCCGGCGTCCACGTCGTCGAACACCCCGAACTCGCCGCACCTGCCCGGGAGATCAACCGCGCACTGCTGGACGGCCGGGGCTGA
- a CDS encoding SigE family RNA polymerase sigma factor, with the protein MASPSEDFHAFFERHHAELSRLAYLLLGGDGGSEGADDLAADALLAIWHRWDRVAAADHPLAYARGVVANLARSQIRSRVRERRRVALFWARAAETGTTQGPDVPAVLDVRAALARLPYRKRACVVLRHAFDLSERETARALAISVGTVKSQTSRGLAELQRLLSETQARTEGGTGEMLRALSNGPPGRRGW; encoded by the coding sequence GTGGCCAGCCCCAGCGAAGACTTCCACGCCTTCTTCGAGCGCCACCATGCCGAACTGTCCCGACTGGCCTACCTGTTGCTGGGAGGCGACGGCGGCAGCGAGGGCGCGGACGATCTGGCCGCGGACGCGCTGCTGGCCATCTGGCACCGCTGGGACCGGGTCGCGGCGGCCGATCATCCGCTGGCCTACGCCCGGGGCGTGGTGGCCAATCTGGCCAGATCCCAGATCCGGTCGCGGGTGCGGGAACGACGGCGGGTGGCGCTGTTCTGGGCGCGCGCGGCGGAGACCGGCACCACCCAGGGACCCGACGTGCCGGCGGTGCTCGACGTGCGAGCGGCGCTGGCCAGGCTGCCCTACCGCAAGCGCGCCTGTGTGGTGCTGCGGCACGCCTTCGACCTCTCCGAGCGGGAGACCGCACGGGCCCTGGCCATCTCGGTCGGTACCGTGAAGAGTCAGACCTCGCGCGGGCTGGCCGAACTGCAACGGCTGCTGAGCGAGACCCAGGCCCGCACCGAGGGGGGCACCGGGGAGATGCTGCGCGCGCTGTCCAACGGCCCACCCGGGCGTCGCGGTTGGTGA
- the ectB gene encoding diaminobutyrate--2-oxoglutarate transaminase, translating into MTITQPDLSIFETLESEVRSYCRNWPTIFDRSRGSYLYDEDGHTYLDFFMGAGSLNYGHNNPVLKRALIDYLERDGITHGLDMSTTAKRAFLETFRDVVLVPRDMDHKVMFPGPTGANAVEAALKLARKVKGRESIVSFTNGFHGMSLGALAVTGNAFKRAGAGIPLVHGTPMPFDDYLDGRTPDFIWFERLLEDAGSGLNQPAAVIVETVQGEGGVNVARPEWLRGLADLCERHDMLLIVDDIQMGCGRTGAFFSFEDSGITPDIITVSKSISGYGLPLSLTLFRPELDVWEPGEHNGTFRGNNPAFVTASATLNTYWADGQMEKQTLSRGEQIETALRALTVEHAHAGASYRGRGLVWGLSFEEADRARRVCQRAFELGMLVETSGPQSEVVKLLPALTATPEELDEGLRVLTRAVRETD; encoded by the coding sequence GTGACCATCACCCAGCCCGACCTGAGCATCTTCGAGACCCTGGAGTCCGAGGTGCGCAGCTACTGCCGCAACTGGCCGACCATCTTCGACCGCTCGCGGGGCAGCTACCTCTACGACGAGGACGGCCACACCTACCTCGACTTCTTCATGGGCGCCGGCTCCCTCAACTACGGCCACAACAACCCCGTACTGAAACGCGCCCTGATCGACTACCTGGAGCGCGACGGGATCACCCACGGTCTGGACATGTCCACCACCGCCAAGCGGGCGTTCCTGGAGACCTTCCGCGATGTGGTGCTGGTGCCCAGGGACATGGACCACAAGGTGATGTTCCCCGGCCCGACCGGCGCCAACGCGGTGGAGGCCGCCCTCAAGCTGGCCCGCAAGGTCAAGGGCCGCGAGTCCATCGTCTCGTTCACCAACGGGTTCCACGGCATGTCGCTCGGCGCGCTGGCCGTCACCGGCAACGCGTTCAAGCGGGCCGGCGCCGGCATCCCGCTGGTGCACGGCACGCCGATGCCGTTCGACGACTACCTGGACGGCCGGACGCCCGACTTCATCTGGTTCGAGCGGCTGCTGGAGGACGCGGGCTCGGGGCTCAACCAGCCGGCCGCCGTGATCGTGGAGACGGTCCAGGGCGAGGGCGGCGTCAACGTGGCCAGGCCCGAGTGGCTGCGCGGCCTCGCCGACCTCTGCGAGCGCCACGACATGCTGCTGATCGTCGACGACATCCAGATGGGCTGCGGCCGGACCGGCGCGTTCTTCTCGTTCGAGGACTCCGGGATCACCCCGGACATCATCACGGTCTCCAAGTCCATCAGCGGCTACGGCCTGCCGCTCTCCCTCACGCTGTTCCGGCCCGAGCTGGACGTGTGGGAGCCGGGCGAGCACAACGGGACCTTCCGCGGCAACAACCCCGCCTTCGTCACCGCGTCGGCCACGCTCAACACCTACTGGGCGGACGGGCAGATGGAGAAGCAGACCCTGAGCCGGGGCGAGCAGATCGAGACGGCGCTGCGCGCGCTGACCGTCGAGCACGCCCACGCCGGCGCCAGCTACCGGGGCCGTGGCCTGGTCTGGGGTCTCTCCTTCGAGGAGGCCGACCGCGCCCGCCGGGTCTGCCAGCGCGCCTTCGAACTGGGCATGTTGGTCGAGACCTCGGGTCCGCAGAGCGAGGTCGTGAAGCTGCTCCCCGCGCTGACCGCCACGCCCGAGGAGCTGGACGAGGGGCTGCGGGTACTGACCCGGGCCGTCCGGGAGACCGACTGA